ATGTTTGCCGATATACGCCTTTGTGGGGCCCAGCATTGCCCTCCATTCTTTGATGGCGTTAGGGCCGtagagagcgagagcgaggctgGGCCCGGAGATCATTCCTAGGATCAACCGATCGTAGTAGAAGCGGCCCCGATGCTCAGCGTAGAAGGAATGCGCGTCCAAGGAGGTCCAGAACAGCCGACGTGTGCGCGCAATCGAGAGGCGTGAGCACTTGATCAGCTTCAGGATTGAGGACACGTCCGGTTGATAGGAACACACAGAGGGTTTGATTAGTGCCAGCGTAAGTTGTACTTCTGAGCAAGCGACAGTAGACGACGCTCTTGTTTTCGATGGCCGAAGTGCGTAGAGCTGCGTGGATGAGAGGGTGGTGATGGCTCTTGATGAGCAAAACAAGCTCAGGCTCGACGCTGTGCGCGTCCATGTACTCGCTATTGATGTCATGATCACCATTCCTGTTTCCACGCCGGTGCTTGAGCTGCCTGATTCACTTTTGCGTGGTGGCTGTCGCTGAGATATCTTTGTGGCGAATCGCGAACAGCCTAGAGAATCAAGACGAGGTAACTTAgcagaaatcacgaatcgtgaatcacatgCTCAAGGGCAAATGAGCCGTGAACAAATGACATTGAATTATATAATCGTGATATCGCCAACTCGCGTCGGATgatactcacgactcacgactcacgctCCCCGTAATcaggaatcgtgaatgttggaCCACGGACGTTCCTGCAGCCTGTCAATCCATCAGCCGCATCCACAATTCCAACTTCCAACTTCCATCTTCCATCACCTCTTCCGTTCCGCGCGTTGTTCCCCTTTACGTCTTGCTCCTCAGCCATCCCACAGCTAGGCTGAGGCTACCCGCACACCATGGCCACCACAGCCTCGGTATACAACACTTCTCGCACAACCCGCCAAATTCTTCGGCGACATCGCAAAGACAAACCTTCGCTCATCCTTCACCTGCACAACCACCATTTTCGCTTTGAGCGTCAAAATGGCATGTTCCTGTTCGATTCACCCGTCAAAGCATTCCTAGGCTACATACGAGATCAGAAGGTGCCAGCGGACTTGATCGACGTGTTGACAGAGTCGGGCGTTCGGTTTTTCGAAGGTTGCTTGTTGGTGGATGTCCACGATCATCGTAGCCATGCGGCTGCGAGTGAGTCAATATTGGGCCCCAGAGAGTTGCATGGCATGAGCGCGGCGGGACAGGCAAGAGCTACAGGTGCACAGGCGATAGACAGTCAAAGTGGACTTGCTTCGAGTCTATTTTACCTGCAAGAAGGGGGCAGATATGGCGCTCGGAAAATGGTCGGAGGAGCAGCGTCATTCGATCCGAGAACCGGCGGTCTGGGGGGTGTCGAAATTTACCGTATTGTGCTACATCCGACGTCAGAGACGTTGTGGGCCGAtatcaagatgctcgatgATATGGCTGGCGGTATGTGGAGCGATCAggaagcgctcgaggtggaagccAAGATCCTTGCGCTTACTGCTCCACCGCTTTGCCTCACGCCGGATCCACAAGCGACACGAATAGCGAATCTGATGCTCAGCTCTACTGCGCTTCCATCCGCATACAACCCTTCGCACGACTCGCCGTACAGATCGGCCAAGAAACGCGgcgccaactcgatcgagatggaaaAGGAAGAAGCCAATCGACAGCGTCGCGAAAAGATCATGCGGCTCATGCAGCATGGACACAAGAGTGTACTGCCGCCTCAGGTCGGCATGGCAAATTCTCTCGCCCGACCAGGCCCAGCAATGGTCGAGACCGGTGGATCGACATCTgcagcggcggcgacgGCGTTCGTGCCGACATTCGACAGGATGACATTCATTGAAAGATGGAGGATCGGAAGGAACGCTGCACTCAACGGTGGTATGCCGGCCGTTCCGCCCGCTGGTGCAGCGACGAATGCGACAAACAGCGCAGCATCAGGTTCCAATGCTAAAGGCGGAAAGGACGCTGCAAAGCCAAACGACAAGGACGATGTGACCGACACAGCCAACAACTCTACCGCCAAGAAGCCGACGtacaagaagaagaagaaggcgcaGAGGGAGAAGGAAGAagctgaagcagcagctgctgcggaAGCCGAAGCGGCTAAGAAGAAagccgaagaagaggctgctgctgctgccgctgcggttgctgctaagaagcccaagaagaagctcacCAAGAAGGAACGAGAAGAAAAGGAGcgcaaggagaaggaggagaaggagaaagcggagaaagaagaaaaaCAACGAAAGGAGAAAGAGGCGGCTGCGGCAAATGGAAAACCATCAAAACCGAaaagcaagaagaagcagaaggaGGAAGCTGCAAGCAAGAGTCTCGCTAAGAACGCACCTGGCAGTCCagacaaggacaagaaagCAACGCCGAAAAAGAcggctgccaagaagcccGCGGCGGcgactgcagctgccagcACAGCCAAGAAAAAGACGACTGCCAagagcgagaagaagagcaacaaTGTCACTGCTGCGAATGCTACGGCAGCAACAGGCAGCGCTAATGGAGTCACCGAgacgccgacgatgccgcACGCGGTGGTGCAAGGTACGCCTATTCTCGGCAGCGCCACGCCATCCGTGCAATCCACTCCCACGCCTGCGCATCGTTCGATCCCCTCGCAAccgcagcaacaacagcaaatgcagcagcaacagatgcagcagcaactcacacagcagcaactcCAACAAGCCGCGCTCGCCGGCATGTTCCCAAACATGGCGAACCAGCTTCCGTTCGGAGCAGGTGTCTCTCAACCGGGTGTTGCCGGTATCGGTGCTGGCGGTTTCGGCATGCCCATGATGAACGGTGGCTTCCCACCGACGAGCAATCCACAGATTACAGCAGCCGCGCTGGCAGCGATGCAAGGCATGGGAATCGGTCAGTTTGGTGCAGCTGGAGCAGGAAACTTTGGAAACGCGGCGCAGATGCAACAGATGATGCAGATGATGAACGCCGGTGGCATGGTCGGTTTCAACGGTATGCCGTTTGCtcagcagatgcagcagagTGCACAGGGACAGCAAGCGCAGggacagcagcaacagcaagcagcgccagGGCAGGGTGCAGACATGCCCGTAGGTGTGGGCCTAGCAGGTCTGGCCAATTGGGGTACTGGAAAGTAGACTGCAACAAGAGAGGACGGAATCGAGAATCCGCAGACACGAGAGATGAAATGTATTTTTACATACTGATCGTGGCAGGGTGTGCTACGAATTCTGGGCGAGCGATAGCGTGTAAGGCTTCAGCGGGCAGTGGTTCCTCCGTCGATAGGCAGGATGCTGCCAGTACACCATGGTGCGTCTCTTGCAAAGAAGCTATCGAACAAGTTGAAGTAACGTTCATCACCAGAGAGCGTCAGTAAAGGTTCTATCACCTTTTCCGCTTTCAGGCGGATGAACCGAGATCTACTTACAGAACTCCATGGGCAACGTCTCTCGCCGAACCCTGATGCGGCCAATAGGTTGGTCTTTGTGCAGCGATTTCTGGACTGATATCTGCCACCATGGCAGTACCCG
This Mycosarcoma maydis chromosome 11, whole genome shotgun sequence DNA region includes the following protein-coding sequences:
- a CDS encoding uncharacterized protein (related to Nucleoside diphosphate kinase 6) translates to MVIMTSIASTWTRTASSLSLFCSSRAITTLSSTQLYALRPSKTRASSTVACSEVQLTLALIKPSVCSYQPDVSSILKLIKCSRLSIARTRRLFWTSLDAHSFYAEHRGRFYYDRLILGMISGPSLALALYGPNAIKEWRAMLGPTKAYIGKHTMPASLRAKYGLGDTRNGFHGSDSPESARRELGLVFDGWDTEWWMQREQGKLPVDQEAKLNPLGF